One region of Azoarcus sp. CIB genomic DNA includes:
- a CDS encoding alpha-glucosidase, whose translation MESRWWQQAVVYQIYPRSFMDTDGDGIGDIPGILSRLDYLQWLGVDVLWLCPIYRSPNDDNGYDISDYCAIMNEFGSMADFDRLLAAAHRRGMRVILDLVINHTSDEHPWFAESRRSRDNPRRDWYIWRDGRNGGPPNNWESIFRGSAWEHDAATDQWYLHLFTRRQPDLNWENPAVRAAIHAMMRWWLDKGVDGFRIDAITHIRKAPGLPDMPNPQGLAQVAAYPCHMNVAGILDDIDELARETLAGRDAMTVGEANGIGPHAAEEWVGTTRDRLSMILQFEHWHLWSNAPQAALDVVALRRILGRWQRSLHGHGWNALYLENHDLPRVVSRWGDPQRHPRESATALATMYFLMEGTPFIYQGQELGLANAEFASLAEFRDSFAHNRIAEMRASGMGEDAILDEMRRTGRDTSRTPMPWDDGPQGGFTTGTPWLAAHQDYRQLNVARQQAEPDSVLKHYRALIALRRREPVLIHGRYCALAGRSTRIYAYTRGEGSERIAVICNLSARPATFRHAGFALDSGDLLLTNRPVAPHGPRHTLNLAPWEARVYRAATAS comes from the coding sequence ATGGAAAGCAGATGGTGGCAGCAGGCGGTGGTCTACCAGATCTATCCGCGCAGCTTCATGGACACGGACGGCGACGGCATCGGCGACATCCCGGGCATCCTGTCGCGGCTCGACTACCTGCAGTGGCTCGGCGTGGACGTGCTGTGGCTGTGCCCGATCTACCGCTCGCCCAACGACGACAACGGCTACGACATCTCGGACTACTGCGCGATCATGAACGAGTTCGGCAGCATGGCCGACTTCGATCGCCTGCTCGCCGCAGCGCACCGCCGCGGCATGCGCGTGATCCTCGACCTCGTCATCAACCACACCAGCGACGAGCACCCGTGGTTCGCCGAGTCGCGCAGGTCGCGCGACAACCCGAGGCGCGACTGGTACATCTGGCGCGACGGCCGCAACGGCGGCCCGCCCAACAACTGGGAGAGCATCTTCCGCGGGTCGGCCTGGGAACACGACGCGGCGACGGACCAGTGGTACCTGCATCTCTTCACGCGCCGCCAGCCCGACCTGAATTGGGAGAACCCGGCCGTGCGCGCGGCGATCCACGCGATGATGCGCTGGTGGCTGGACAAGGGCGTCGACGGCTTCCGCATCGACGCGATCACGCATATCAGGAAGGCGCCGGGGCTGCCCGACATGCCCAATCCGCAGGGCCTCGCGCAGGTCGCCGCCTACCCGTGCCACATGAACGTCGCCGGCATCCTCGACGACATCGACGAGCTCGCCCGCGAGACGCTCGCCGGCCGAGACGCGATGACCGTCGGCGAGGCCAACGGCATCGGCCCCCACGCCGCGGAGGAATGGGTCGGGACGACGCGCGATCGCCTGTCGATGATCCTGCAGTTCGAGCACTGGCACTTGTGGTCGAACGCCCCGCAGGCAGCGCTCGACGTTGTGGCGCTCAGGCGCATCCTCGGCCGCTGGCAGCGCTCGCTGCACGGGCACGGCTGGAACGCGCTGTATCTCGAAAACCACGACCTGCCGCGCGTCGTCTCGCGCTGGGGCGACCCGCAGCGCCACCCGCGCGAGAGCGCCACCGCGCTCGCGACGATGTACTTCCTGATGGAGGGCACGCCCTTCATCTACCAGGGACAGGAACTCGGCCTCGCCAACGCCGAGTTCGCGAGCCTCGCCGAGTTCCGCGACAGCTTCGCCCACAACCGTATCGCCGAGATGCGCGCGTCGGGGATGGGCGAGGACGCGATCCTCGACGAGATGCGCCGCACCGGCCGCGACACCTCGCGCACGCCCATGCCCTGGGACGACGGCCCGCAGGGCGGTTTCACGACCGGCACGCCGTGGCTCGCCGCGCACCAGGATTACCGGCAACTCAACGTCGCGCGCCAGCAGGCCGAACCGGACTCGGTGCTCAAGCACTACCGCGCGCTGATCGCGCTGCGCCGGCGCGAGCCGGTGCTGATCCACGGCCGCTACTGCGCACTCGCCGGACGGAGCACGCGCATCTACGCCTACACCCGCGGCGAGGGCAGCGAGCGCATCGCCGTGATCTGCAACCTGAGCGCCCGTCCCGCGACCTTCCGCCACGCCGGCTTCGCGCTCGACTCGGGCGACCTGCTGCTCACGAACCGCCCGGTCGCACCGCACGGCCCGCGCCACACGCTGAACCTCGCGCCGTGGGAGGCGCGCGTCTACCGCGCCGCGACCGCGTCCTGA
- the rmuC gene encoding DNA recombination protein RmuC: MVSGSAGVVVWLVAVLGGVLAGALLVWLLLRGRAAEAAAVALEQGRAEVRVELAAATERASRVAGLEQQLAATAAQLSAARSRLAELDARLDAERRAADDKLAMLIAARESLADQFKSLANDILEEKAKRFTEQNRTNLGQLLDPLRLKLQEFQGKVEQVYVQEGKDRSALAEQVRQLMELNQSLSQDAKNLTRALKGSSKTQGNWGELILERVLEASGLRKGEEYDVQESHTRDDGSRAQPDVVIHLPEDRHLVVDAKVSLTAYEEYVTAEDEGERQTWTKRHLDSVRGHIKGLSERNYQDLYGLKSLDFVLMFVPVEPAFMLAVTHDRELFMDAWQKNVLLVSPSTLLFVVRTVAHLWRQEAQSRNAQDIAKRGAELYDKLVGFVEDLETVGNRIEQAQKAYHAAHNKLASGRGNVIRQAEMLKQLGVKPAKALPVGMVEAAMDGDEVAALAAAAQDAVAAR; this comes from the coding sequence ATGGTGAGCGGTTCGGCGGGGGTGGTGGTTTGGCTGGTCGCGGTGCTGGGCGGCGTGCTTGCGGGCGCCCTGCTGGTGTGGCTGCTGCTGCGCGGGCGGGCGGCCGAGGCGGCAGCGGTGGCGCTCGAGCAGGGGCGCGCGGAGGTGCGCGTCGAGCTGGCGGCGGCGACCGAGCGGGCCTCCCGCGTCGCGGGGCTGGAACAGCAGCTGGCGGCGACGGCCGCACAGCTGAGCGCGGCGCGCAGCCGGCTTGCCGAACTCGATGCCCGTCTCGACGCCGAACGCCGCGCGGCTGACGACAAGCTCGCGATGCTGATCGCGGCGCGCGAGAGCCTCGCCGACCAGTTCAAGAGCCTCGCCAACGACATCCTCGAGGAGAAGGCCAAACGCTTCACCGAGCAGAACCGGACCAACCTCGGCCAGCTCCTCGACCCGCTGCGCCTGAAGCTGCAGGAATTCCAGGGCAAGGTCGAGCAGGTCTATGTGCAGGAAGGCAAGGACCGCAGCGCGCTCGCCGAGCAGGTGCGCCAGCTGATGGAGCTGAACCAGTCGCTCAGCCAGGACGCGAAGAATCTCACGCGTGCATTGAAGGGATCCAGCAAGACGCAGGGCAACTGGGGCGAGTTGATCCTCGAACGCGTGCTGGAGGCTTCGGGCCTGAGGAAGGGTGAGGAGTACGACGTGCAGGAGAGCCACACGCGCGACGACGGCTCGCGCGCGCAGCCCGACGTCGTGATCCATCTGCCCGAGGACCGCCATCTCGTCGTCGACGCGAAGGTGTCGCTGACCGCTTACGAGGAGTACGTGACCGCGGAGGACGAGGGCGAGCGCCAAACGTGGACCAAGCGCCACCTCGATTCGGTGCGCGGCCACATCAAGGGCCTGTCGGAGCGCAACTACCAGGACCTGTACGGCTTGAAGTCGCTCGACTTCGTGCTGATGTTCGTGCCGGTCGAGCCCGCCTTCATGCTCGCGGTGACGCACGACCGCGAGCTCTTCATGGATGCGTGGCAGAAGAACGTGCTGCTCGTGAGCCCGTCGACGCTGCTCTTCGTCGTGCGCACGGTCGCCCACCTGTGGCGCCAGGAAGCGCAGAGCCGCAACGCACAGGACATCGCGAAGCGCGGCGCGGAGCTCTACGACAAGCTGGTCGGCTTCGTCGAGGATCTGGAAACGGTCGGCAACCGCATCGAGCAGGCGCAGAAGGCCTATCACGCCGCGCACAACAAGCTCGCGAGCGGGCGCGGCAACGTGATCCGGCAGGCGGAGATGCTGAAGCAGCTGGGAGTGAAGCCGGCAAAGGCGTTGCCGGTGGGGATGGTGGAGGCGGCGATGGATGGCGACGAGGTCGCCGCGCTGGCCGCCGCGGCTCAGGACGCGGTCGCGGCGCGGTAG